One genomic region from Reichenbachiella ulvae encodes:
- a CDS encoding hybrid sensor histidine kinase/response regulator, with product METKKLNILILESNKKDAETALYELNRAGLENDYLIVDNLKDFKLKLFDFLPHVIISDYHLPDCTALDAYEILGDITIPFIIVSGVVGEEKAVEALKSGVTDYVSKDHITRLPLVIERALNEMKVNRQRKSVEHELIQSKERLELALEGTNLGVWDLDFMSNTIVYNKRSLSILGLPEEDAILEFAYFQGYNSAQRDLLQKEMQNHIDGKTPIFDQEFCINKHEDGSEKWVLVRGKVIRRAPDGTALRASGTLLDVTEKKVNEEKLKKNQAILENAEAVAHIGSFEWLPKSSRFIYSDGFAEIFGLEKKKVHRNIIEIYKQRIHKQDQPYLNEIIFGKKEFYDIEHRIIMPDEEVRILRNSGNIKHDENGEIESIMGIVQDITEQREISKSIFNAQHEERSRIARDIHDGIGQMLVATKFKISSLDVPEDDFAIAQKEQIEELLATTLDEVRRVSRNMSNRHLEEFGLQKTMEYLVEQIENMGDFHVTSYIDIPEDYDMELSSAIYRIAQEATNNIIKYAKASNVNIKVESTNQNIILEVTDDGVGFDTENNWNGIKNMKERTSLQNGHFEISSTEGEGTTIKSWFPLNT from the coding sequence TTGGAAACGAAAAAACTTAATATCCTCATACTGGAAAGCAATAAGAAAGATGCCGAAACGGCACTTTATGAGCTGAATCGTGCTGGCTTGGAGAACGATTACCTGATCGTGGATAACCTGAAGGACTTTAAGCTTAAGCTTTTTGACTTTCTGCCTCATGTAATTATTTCGGATTACCATTTGCCAGATTGCACGGCTTTGGATGCCTACGAAATATTGGGAGATATAACGATTCCTTTTATAATAGTGTCTGGTGTCGTTGGTGAGGAGAAAGCTGTGGAAGCTTTGAAGTCAGGCGTGACCGACTATGTGTCGAAGGATCACATTACTCGCCTACCGCTGGTGATCGAGCGTGCACTCAACGAGATGAAGGTGAACAGACAGAGAAAGTCTGTCGAGCATGAGCTGATCCAAAGTAAAGAGCGTCTGGAGCTGGCACTTGAGGGAACCAACCTTGGTGTGTGGGATCTGGATTTCATGTCCAATACCATAGTATATAATAAGAGGAGTCTTTCCATTCTTGGTTTACCAGAGGAAGATGCCATTTTGGAGTTTGCCTACTTTCAAGGCTACAACAGTGCTCAGCGGGATTTGCTCCAAAAAGAAATGCAGAATCACATAGATGGAAAAACGCCAATTTTTGATCAGGAGTTTTGTATCAACAAGCATGAGGATGGCTCGGAAAAATGGGTGTTGGTAAGAGGAAAGGTGATTCGTAGAGCCCCGGATGGTACAGCGCTTCGGGCATCTGGTACGCTGTTGGACGTGACAGAAAAGAAAGTCAACGAAGAGAAGCTAAAGAAGAATCAGGCGATTTTGGAGAATGCTGAGGCTGTCGCACATATTGGTAGTTTCGAGTGGCTGCCAAAATCTTCTCGTTTTATTTATTCGGATGGCTTTGCTGAGATTTTTGGGCTTGAGAAGAAAAAGGTGCACCGAAACATCATTGAGATTTATAAGCAGAGGATTCATAAACAAGATCAGCCCTATCTCAATGAAATCATTTTTGGCAAAAAGGAGTTTTATGACATAGAACATCGGATTATCATGCCAGATGAAGAAGTTCGTATCCTGAGAAATTCAGGAAACATCAAGCACGATGAGAATGGCGAAATAGAATCCATCATGGGGATCGTCCAGGATATCACCGAGCAAAGAGAAATTAGCAAGTCTATTTTCAATGCTCAGCACGAGGAACGCAGCAGGATTGCGCGTGATATTCATGATGGTATTGGTCAGATGTTGGTAGCGACCAAGTTCAAAATTTCTTCACTGGACGTGCCTGAAGATGATTTTGCTATCGCTCAAAAGGAACAAATAGAAGAACTCTTGGCTACTACATTGGATGAAGTACGTCGGGTGTCTCGCAATATGTCCAACCGTCATTTGGAAGAATTTGGACTACAGAAAACCATGGAGTATCTGGTAGAACAGATAGAGAATATGGGGGACTTTCATGTCACCTCATATATAGATATACCAGAGGACTATGACATGGAACTATCTAGTGCCATCTATCGAATAGCGCAGGAGGCCACCAACAACATAATCAAATATGCAAAAGCAAGTAATGTGAATATAAAGGTGGAATCTACCAATCAAAACATTATATTAGAAGTCACAGATGATGGCGTAGGATTTGATACAGAAAATAATTGGAATGGTATTAAAAATATGAAAGAAAGAACATCTTTGCAGAACGGACATTTTGAGATAAGTTCTACAGAGGGAGAAGGTACCACTATCAAATCCTGGTTTCCGTTGAATACTTAA
- a CDS encoding response regulator, translating to MSKTNILVVDDHSLVREGIITMLSIYDDFEIIGDAESGEKALVKIEEQKPDVILLDINMPGMNGIETAKKVLTDYEGIKIIILSMEVTQDHISEAIKAGVSGYLAKDTKKEILAEAIRKVMEGEQYFGDKISEVIFKGFYKQSKGEQVAKENKDLSKREVEVLRQIASGLSNREIADKLFISIRTVDAHRNHIMQKLSMKSTAQLVKYAIKEKIIDLE from the coding sequence ATGTCGAAAACGAATATTCTGGTTGTTGATGATCACTCTCTTGTAAGAGAAGGGATAATTACTATGTTGTCTATTTATGATGATTTCGAAATCATCGGAGATGCCGAGAGTGGCGAAAAAGCTTTGGTCAAAATAGAAGAGCAAAAGCCGGATGTCATTTTGCTGGATATTAATATGCCAGGTATGAATGGTATCGAGACAGCAAAGAAGGTGCTGACAGACTATGAGGGCATCAAAATCATTATTCTTTCGATGGAGGTGACTCAGGATCATATCTCTGAAGCCATCAAGGCAGGTGTGTCTGGCTATTTGGCCAAGGATACAAAGAAGGAAATTTTGGCAGAGGCCATCAGAAAGGTGATGGAAGGAGAGCAGTATTTTGGAGACAAAATCTCTGAGGTTATTTTCAAAGGATTTTACAAACAAAGCAAGGGCGAGCAAGTAGCGAAAGAAAACAAAGACCTAAGTAAACGTGAAGTTGAGGTACTAAGACAAATTGCCTCGGGTCTATCTAACCGTGAGATCGCAGACAAGCTATTTATTTCTATTCGTACGGTAGATGCGCATCGTAATCATATCATGCAAAAGCTAAGCATGAAGAGCACTGCTCAGCTGGTAAAGTATGCGATCAAAGAGAAAATTATTGATCTCGAATAG
- a CDS encoding ABC transporter ATP-binding protein produces MLQATNIHKTYGDLEVLKGIDLNVESGEIISIVGESGAGKSTLLQILGTLDFPDQGSVVINGKDITALRQKDLSKFRNQEIGFVFQFHNLLPEFSLKENICMPAFIQGRKGRELEEYASYLMDLLGIGRRSEHKPAQVSGGELQRAAVARALINKPSLIFADEPSGNLDSKNAEELHGLFFKLQKEFGQAFVIVTHNVSLAEMADRKITIQDGMILS; encoded by the coding sequence ATGCTTCAAGCCACAAACATTCATAAAACATACGGAGATCTCGAAGTACTGAAAGGAATCGACTTGAATGTCGAGTCTGGTGAGATTATATCAATAGTAGGTGAGTCTGGAGCAGGTAAGAGTACATTGCTGCAAATCTTGGGCACTCTGGATTTTCCAGACCAGGGTAGCGTTGTTATCAATGGAAAGGACATTACCGCACTTCGTCAAAAGGATTTATCTAAATTTCGTAATCAGGAGATCGGTTTCGTTTTTCAATTCCATAATCTGTTGCCAGAGTTTTCTTTGAAGGAGAACATTTGTATGCCGGCTTTTATTCAAGGTCGAAAGGGTAGAGAATTAGAGGAATATGCTTCTTATCTGATGGATTTGCTGGGTATTGGTAGGAGAAGTGAGCACAAACCTGCTCAAGTCTCCGGTGGAGAACTACAAAGAGCTGCCGTGGCCCGTGCTTTGATCAATAAGCCTTCACTGATATTCGCAGATGAGCCAAGTGGTAATTTGGATTCCAAGAATGCAGAGGAGCTACATGGCCTTTTTTTCAAATTGCAAAAAGAATTCGGTCAGGCATTTGTCATCGTCACACACAATGTCTCCCTGGCTGAGATGGCTGATAGAAAAATCACTATTCAGGATGGAATGATTCTTAGCTGA
- a CDS encoding DMT family transporter produces the protein MKLSKGIQYMFIASLVFSLMKVCVKQVSHIPAVEVIMFRSIISLSICVFFLWRQKVSFWGNNKKVLIMRGASGAMALVLYFSLLQQIPLAAAASMQYLSPIFSAVLGVFIVREKVTWKQCLFFAISFAGALVITGVDVRIGAIHLVTGVAAALFTGLAYNFVRKLKTSEHPLVIILYFPMVTLPIVGVASYFLWVTPEGWDWMYLLLVGVSTQIAQFFMTKSYQLEEISTVSIINYTGLLYSIAFGFVIFGETYEWLSYVGMALVIVGVILNIKLKK, from the coding sequence ATGAAGCTATCCAAGGGAATCCAATACATGTTTATCGCCTCACTCGTCTTCTCATTGATGAAGGTGTGTGTCAAGCAAGTTTCGCATATTCCTGCAGTGGAGGTGATCATGTTTCGTTCCATTATATCTTTATCCATATGCGTTTTTTTTCTCTGGAGGCAAAAAGTATCCTTTTGGGGTAATAATAAGAAGGTTTTGATCATGAGAGGGGCGTCTGGTGCTATGGCGCTGGTTTTGTATTTTTCATTGCTACAACAAATCCCCCTTGCCGCTGCAGCCAGCATGCAATATTTGTCACCGATATTTTCTGCTGTTTTAGGTGTTTTCATAGTGAGAGAAAAAGTGACATGGAAGCAATGTTTGTTTTTTGCGATTTCTTTCGCGGGAGCACTTGTCATTACCGGAGTAGATGTCCGTATTGGCGCCATTCATTTGGTGACTGGAGTAGCAGCAGCCTTATTTACTGGCCTGGCTTACAATTTTGTTCGTAAGCTGAAAACTTCTGAACATCCGCTTGTTATCATCTTGTATTTCCCCATGGTGACTTTGCCAATTGTGGGTGTGGCTAGTTATTTTCTGTGGGTGACTCCAGAGGGATGGGACTGGATGTATTTGCTTCTCGTGGGAGTATCTACTCAGATTGCCCAATTCTTTATGACCAAATCCTACCAGTTGGAAGAAATATCCACTGTTTCTATCATCAACTATACGGGTCTGCTTTATTCGATAGCCTTTGGTTTTGTGATCTTTGGCGAGACCTACGAATGGTTGAGCTATGTAGGTATGGCCTTAGTGATCGTAGGAGTGATCCTCAATATTAAGTTGAAGAAATAG
- a CDS encoding YebC/PmpR family DNA-binding transcriptional regulator: protein MSGHSKWSTIKRKKGALDAKRGKMFSRLSKEITIAVKEGNSGDPEGNPRLRLAIQNAKGSNMPKDNIERAIKKGLGGDVESYIEQTFEGYAAHGVAVFVECLTDNQNRTVQEVRAAFNKCNGSLGTNGSLEFIFDRKGVFSLPLPEDMDQDEFQLEIIDAGAEDVVIEDAFITVFCQMEDFGSLNKKFEELGLSLENAELQRIPNTTKDLDDEGFKEVMKLIDILEDNDDVQKVWHNLEVGDGQEELLEN, encoded by the coding sequence ATGTCAGGACATAGTAAATGGTCTACAATCAAGAGAAAGAAGGGCGCGCTGGATGCTAAGCGAGGGAAAATGTTCTCACGTCTGAGTAAAGAAATAACGATTGCTGTGAAAGAGGGCAATAGCGGTGATCCTGAAGGAAACCCTCGATTGCGATTAGCGATTCAAAATGCTAAAGGCTCCAATATGCCTAAAGACAACATAGAAAGGGCCATCAAGAAAGGACTGGGCGGAGATGTGGAGTCGTACATAGAACAGACTTTCGAGGGATATGCAGCACATGGTGTGGCGGTTTTTGTAGAATGCCTTACTGACAATCAAAATCGGACGGTGCAGGAAGTTCGTGCTGCTTTCAATAAGTGCAATGGAAGCTTAGGCACGAATGGCTCTCTTGAATTCATATTTGACCGAAAGGGAGTCTTTTCACTTCCTCTTCCCGAGGATATGGATCAGGATGAATTTCAGCTGGAGATCATCGATGCTGGAGCCGAAGATGTCGTAATAGAGGATGCATTTATAACCGTTTTTTGTCAAATGGAGGATTTTGGGTCTCTCAATAAGAAATTTGAGGAACTCGGCCTTTCACTCGAGAATGCAGAGCTTCAGCGAATCCCAAATACCACCAAGGATCTGGATGACGAAGGCTTCAAGGAAGTGATGAAATTGATAGATATATTAGAGGACAACGACGATGTGCAGAAGGTTTGGCATAACCTGGAAGTCGGGGATGGACAGGAAGAGTTGTTAGAGAATTGA
- a CDS encoding outer membrane protein assembly factor, translated as MNQRFTYLLILVLFVVTSAMAQDASGQAADTLSGKAPVVTKFDAFNKKAEVLFQIIPFPIYSYSQETGQVYGLVKYNLLDIVKGDTVSSPSSFSALISSSSLGQFKFVLGSRTYLNQNKVVFQGEASYINFPQFFLGIGNDVTRAGIEEISTKSLNFVNSAFFAVNDEKKVYAGVAQEFRNYFEVEKDSSSYLIINEVPGYQGGSISGLGPAIIYDTRDHRYNTRTGTYVASSLKHFASFLGGDFEYTSFTLDARKFINPWYNHVVGFQAYTQLNQGEVPFYALAFLGGSERMRGYYDGAIRDKAIADVQVEYRMPIWKIFGMVAFAGAGRVAPDYAAMELDDVWFSGGLGLRVLVDSKNRANLRLDFGWGEQDAKAFVIGFTESF; from the coding sequence ATGAACCAACGTTTTACCTACTTACTAATTCTCGTCTTGTTTGTTGTCACATCTGCGATGGCACAAGATGCTTCCGGACAAGCAGCCGATACGCTAAGCGGCAAGGCACCAGTAGTTACTAAATTCGATGCTTTCAATAAAAAGGCGGAAGTGCTATTTCAGATTATTCCTTTTCCCATTTATTCCTATTCTCAAGAAACGGGTCAGGTTTATGGTTTGGTCAAGTATAATTTGCTTGACATTGTAAAGGGAGATACAGTGAGTAGCCCTTCTTCATTTAGTGCCCTGATATCCTCTTCCTCTTTGGGACAATTCAAGTTTGTCTTGGGAAGTCGGACTTATCTCAATCAAAATAAGGTGGTATTTCAAGGGGAAGCTAGTTATATCAATTTTCCTCAATTCTTTTTAGGAATAGGCAATGACGTAACCAGGGCAGGAATAGAAGAGATTTCTACCAAGAGTTTGAATTTTGTGAACTCCGCTTTTTTCGCTGTTAATGATGAGAAGAAGGTGTATGCAGGCGTAGCTCAAGAGTTTCGCAATTATTTCGAAGTAGAAAAGGACAGTAGTAGTTATTTGATTATCAATGAAGTGCCCGGATATCAGGGAGGTTCGATATCTGGGCTTGGACCGGCCATTATTTATGATACCAGAGATCACAGATACAATACCCGTACGGGTACTTATGTGGCCAGTAGTTTGAAGCACTTTGCCTCTTTTCTGGGAGGTGATTTTGAATATACTTCCTTTACGTTGGACGCCCGAAAATTTATCAACCCCTGGTACAACCATGTAGTAGGTTTTCAGGCTTATACTCAGTTGAATCAGGGAGAAGTTCCCTTTTACGCCCTGGCCTTTCTGGGTGGATCAGAAAGAATGCGTGGATACTACGATGGCGCCATTCGTGACAAGGCGATAGCTGATGTGCAAGTAGAATACAGGATGCCTATTTGGAAAATATTCGGAATGGTAGCCTTTGCAGGTGCCGGTCGGGTGGCTCCAGACTATGCGGCCATGGAGTTGGACGATGTTTGGTTTAGTGGAGGATTGGGTCTTCGGGTGCTGGTGGATAGTAAAAACCGTGCGAATCTAAGGCTCGATTTTGGCTGGGGCGAGCAGGATGCCAAGGCATTTGTGATTGGGTTTACCGAATCGTTTTAA
- a CDS encoding glycoside hydrolase family 9 protein, translated as MKSTILLITLLMVVITPCVSQGVFEDFEGDLSSWNGGATYTLSLETNSGGHELRATADITQAGYQSFAFDFAAIDMSQNTTVSLVMRASKNVSVRLDVVDQNGRQSNAYAVTHNVTTTDQLFVFDFEGKFVDEYGSNPGPIDPTQIKGIRIHFNAGSTYTGTVYLDDIIVGAIADPVICLVGSGAFGPVLINDTKDIELKLINRGGSDLNTISADLSPAVFTVSNLPTSISAGNSTNFNIHFTPSAQTDFSGQIAFSSNAINGDAAASLSGSGVSEPPPGDLNGMVRVNQIGYYVGQEKLGVVVDGTEGQEFNIRSVDLETIYYTGQLSAPAYWSKSEENVSLADFTDFETPGEYVLEIYNLGRSYPFEIKNSVFHEATLASLKAYYYNRASMELDPAYAGQWARAAGHPDTEVEIHASAATDARPAGTRISSPKGWYDAGDFGKYVVNGGISVHTLLCAYEAFEPYYASLNTNIPESNNAMPDILDEVLWELEWMLTVQDPGDGGIYHKVTTANFTGSVMPAEANGQRYALKKSTVASLNFAAVMAQAARVYEPFDPVLATRFLNAAIYAYQWSKDNPIEYYNQNAVNQEFEPDVFTGEYGDYQSLADEFNWAAMELYITTQQVEYFDDINFGLTVDVPGWANTNTLGYLSLINNKDLLTADIDISGVESQLLSTAENLKSKRASSPYQTSHENFYWGSNSAAGNEGFITLFAYLLTADEAYLKTSLGAVDYMLGRNPVNYSFLTGFGSNSVMNIHHRQSQADGIEAPVPGFVAGGADGTWQQNGICPGTDFGDVPAKAFLDMECAYSMTEVTINWNAPFVFLFGAFESMDNNTRASAPPLAPSDFTAIPSENSIALNWTDNATNEEGYHVYRLSNGKYEWLATLDANEISFTTDEFSERFIIKAFNNDGISANVTVEVETLETPTQLSATALSESEIQIQWMDNSTSETDYVIERAMQENGDFVAIATLEANSTNYIDSELQPETVYYYRVKAINSTLQSSYSEKVFVSTLADEVTATAIGKEVTLYPNPVIDFLTIDLGDESGRWKSVVLRQINGQVILEKVLESQQGQIILSTSELRGGVYLLQLKGENNSRYFRILHSY; from the coding sequence ATGAAAAGTACTATTCTGTTAATTACCTTGCTGATGGTTGTGATCACCCCCTGTGTTTCGCAAGGAGTATTCGAAGATTTTGAAGGAGACTTGAGTAGCTGGAATGGTGGAGCTACCTATACTCTTTCCCTTGAAACCAATTCTGGTGGGCACGAGCTTCGTGCAACAGCTGATATTACACAGGCCGGTTATCAAAGCTTTGCTTTTGACTTTGCGGCAATCGATATGAGCCAAAATACCACTGTTTCTTTGGTCATGCGAGCTTCTAAAAATGTATCTGTTCGACTGGATGTAGTGGATCAGAATGGAAGACAATCCAATGCCTATGCTGTTACGCATAATGTGACAACAACAGATCAACTTTTTGTTTTTGATTTTGAAGGTAAGTTCGTTGATGAATATGGTAGCAATCCTGGCCCAATAGACCCTACACAAATTAAGGGCATTCGAATTCATTTCAATGCTGGAAGTACCTATACCGGAACTGTTTATCTGGATGATATAATAGTAGGAGCTATTGCTGATCCGGTAATTTGTTTGGTTGGATCTGGTGCGTTTGGACCGGTGCTGATCAACGACACAAAGGACATTGAATTAAAATTGATCAATCGAGGCGGTTCTGACTTGAATACAATTAGTGCCGATTTAAGCCCTGCTGTATTTACAGTCTCTAATTTGCCAACCTCTATTTCAGCCGGGAATTCCACTAATTTCAACATCCATTTTACGCCTTCTGCTCAGACAGACTTCTCAGGTCAAATTGCTTTTTCATCCAATGCCATCAATGGAGATGCTGCCGCAAGTCTTTCTGGTAGCGGTGTGTCCGAACCACCCCCGGGTGACTTGAATGGAATGGTTCGAGTCAATCAAATCGGATATTATGTAGGCCAAGAAAAGTTGGGTGTAGTTGTGGATGGAACCGAAGGCCAGGAGTTCAATATTCGCTCTGTGGATTTAGAGACAATTTATTACACAGGGCAGTTGAGTGCACCGGCATATTGGAGCAAGTCTGAGGAAAATGTCTCTTTGGCTGATTTTACGGATTTTGAAACCCCAGGCGAGTATGTTTTAGAAATCTACAATCTAGGTAGATCATATCCATTTGAGATCAAAAATAGTGTCTTTCATGAAGCGACTTTGGCTAGTCTAAAAGCTTATTATTATAACCGAGCATCGATGGAGTTGGATCCTGCATATGCCGGCCAATGGGCGAGAGCTGCTGGACATCCTGATACGGAAGTGGAAATACATGCCTCAGCAGCTACGGATGCGAGACCCGCAGGCACCAGGATTTCTTCTCCAAAAGGCTGGTACGATGCTGGCGACTTTGGTAAATATGTTGTGAATGGAGGGATTTCTGTTCATACTCTTTTGTGTGCTTATGAGGCTTTTGAACCATACTATGCTTCGCTCAATACCAATATCCCAGAAAGTAATAATGCTATGCCTGATATATTGGATGAGGTTTTGTGGGAGTTGGAATGGATGCTTACTGTTCAGGATCCTGGAGATGGCGGAATTTACCATAAGGTGACTACAGCCAACTTTACAGGATCTGTAATGCCTGCTGAGGCGAATGGTCAACGTTATGCGCTTAAGAAATCAACTGTAGCCTCCCTCAATTTTGCTGCAGTCATGGCTCAGGCGGCCAGAGTATATGAACCCTTTGATCCGGTTTTAGCTACTCGATTTTTGAATGCAGCCATATATGCCTACCAATGGTCGAAGGATAATCCAATAGAATACTACAATCAGAATGCAGTTAATCAGGAATTCGAGCCAGATGTGTTTACAGGGGAATATGGTGATTACCAATCCCTCGCGGACGAGTTTAACTGGGCAGCGATGGAGCTATATATTACCACACAACAAGTTGAGTATTTTGATGATATCAATTTTGGGCTTACAGTAGATGTGCCGGGTTGGGCAAATACAAATACACTTGGTTATTTATCCTTGATTAACAACAAAGATCTTCTAACTGCGGATATTGATATCTCAGGAGTAGAAAGTCAGTTGCTGTCAACTGCGGAAAATTTGAAATCCAAAAGAGCGTCTTCACCTTATCAGACGTCTCACGAAAATTTTTATTGGGGCTCTAATTCAGCAGCAGGTAACGAAGGCTTTATTACTTTATTTGCCTATCTACTTACAGCGGATGAGGCATACCTGAAAACAAGCTTAGGTGCAGTAGATTATATGCTGGGAAGAAACCCAGTCAACTATAGTTTTTTGACTGGTTTTGGGAGCAATTCTGTGATGAATATTCACCATCGTCAATCTCAGGCGGATGGTATTGAGGCACCTGTACCGGGATTTGTGGCAGGAGGTGCTGATGGTACCTGGCAACAAAATGGTATATGTCCAGGGACTGATTTTGGTGATGTCCCTGCCAAGGCATTTTTGGATATGGAATGTGCATATAGCATGACAGAAGTAACGATCAATTGGAATGCACCTTTTGTGTTCTTGTTCGGAGCTTTTGAATCAATGGACAACAATACACGGGCTAGTGCCCCTCCATTGGCTCCCAGTGATTTTACAGCCATTCCTTCCGAAAATTCCATTGCACTGAACTGGACTGATAATGCGACCAATGAAGAAGGGTATCATGTTTATCGTCTATCAAATGGTAAATATGAATGGTTGGCAACATTGGATGCCAATGAGATAAGTTTCACAACTGATGAGTTTAGCGAGAGGTTTATTATTAAGGCTTTCAATAATGATGGTATATCAGCCAATGTAACAGTCGAAGTAGAGACTCTGGAGACTCCTACTCAATTGTCAGCGACGGCACTTTCTGAATCAGAAATACAAATCCAATGGATGGACAATTCTACTAGTGAAACGGACTATGTAATAGAGAGAGCCATGCAAGAGAACGGGGATTTTGTTGCAATTGCTACTTTGGAAGCCAATTCGACCAATTACATCGATTCCGAACTTCAGCCTGAGACCGTATATTATTATCGGGTCAAAGCCATCAATTCGACCTTGCAATCTTCTTATAGTGAGAAGGTCTTTGTGTCTACACTGGCGGATGAAGTGACCGCTACAGCTATTGGAAAGGAAGTGACGCTTTATCCAAATCCGGTTATCGATTTTTTAACAATTGATTTGGGAGATGAATCAGGCAGATGGAAGTCAGTAGTGCTGAGGCAAATTAATGGTCAGGTGATATTGGAAAAAGTACTGGAAAGTCAACAAGGTCAGATAATCCTATCCACATCAGAGTTGAGAGGTGGTGTGTATTTATTGCAATTGAAAGGTGAGAATAACTCGAGGTATTTTAGAATCCTTCACAGCTATTAG
- the gap gene encoding type I glyceraldehyde-3-phosphate dehydrogenase has protein sequence MIKVAINGFGRIGRLAFQALLKKENVEVVAINDLTDTKTLAHLLKYDSTQGKFDGTVEAAEDGIIVNGKKIGITAEMDPANLPWGKLGIDVVLESTGRFVDEAGAGKHLTAGAKKVVISAPAKGDIPTVVLGVNEDILTGDETIMSNASCTTNCLAPIAKVLHDNFGLEQGYITTIHAYTADQRLQDAPHADLRRSRAAAINMVPTSTGAAKAVGLVLPALKGKLDGNSMRVPTPTGSITDLVATLSREVTVEEVNAAMKAAAEGPMKGILKYTEDPIVSSDIVGDPHSSIFDAGITSTNGKMVKIASWYDNEAGYSNRAADLIAKIG, from the coding sequence ATGATTAAAGTTGCTATCAACGGATTTGGACGAATCGGAAGGTTGGCGTTCCAAGCATTATTGAAAAAAGAAAATGTAGAAGTTGTTGCTATCAATGACCTTACAGATACTAAGACCTTAGCGCACTTGTTGAAATATGATTCAACGCAAGGCAAATTCGACGGAACTGTTGAAGCTGCTGAAGATGGAATCATTGTCAACGGGAAAAAAATCGGCATCACTGCTGAAATGGATCCAGCTAACTTGCCATGGGGTAAATTAGGTATCGACGTAGTTTTAGAATCTACTGGTAGATTCGTAGACGAGGCTGGTGCTGGCAAACACTTGACTGCTGGTGCTAAAAAAGTAGTAATCTCTGCACCTGCTAAAGGTGACATCCCAACTGTAGTATTGGGTGTGAACGAGGACATATTGACTGGTGACGAAACTATCATGTCAAATGCTTCTTGTACTACTAACTGTCTTGCTCCTATCGCTAAGGTATTGCACGACAACTTCGGTCTTGAGCAAGGATATATCACTACTATCCACGCTTACACTGCTGACCAAAGATTGCAAGATGCGCCTCACGCTGATTTGAGAAGATCAAGAGCTGCTGCTATCAACATGGTACCTACTTCTACTGGTGCTGCTAAAGCTGTAGGATTGGTTCTACCTGCATTGAAAGGTAAATTGGACGGTAACTCAATGAGAGTTCCTACTCCAACTGGTTCTATCACTGACTTGGTTGCTACTCTTTCTAGAGAAGTAACTGTAGAAGAAGTAAACGCTGCAATGAAAGCTGCTGCTGAAGGTCCAATGAAAGGTATCTTGAAATACACTGAAGATCCAATCGTTTCTTCTGATATCGTAGGTGATCCTCACTCTTCTATCTTCGATGCTGGTATCACTTCTACTAACGGTAAAATGGTGAAAATCGCATCTTGGTACGATAACGAAGCTGGATACTCTAACAGAGCTGCTGATTTGATCGCTAAGATTGGATAA